From Pontibacter actiniarum, a single genomic window includes:
- a CDS encoding MFS transporter, whose amino-acid sequence MSSPLMSKPTTERVKIGSYRWTICALVFFATTINYLDRQVVGILKPVLEEQFNWTESDYGAIVTAFTASYALGMVVFGRIIDKVGTKAGYSLSIIVWSLAAMAHAVARSTFGFAVARGALGVGESGNFPAAVKTVAEWFPKKERALATGLFNCGANVGAIAAPILVPWIVVTYGWEEAFIATGAIGFVWLVFWFIFYEVPAKQKRLGKGEYDYIHSDNDEAPAEENQRPLKWSRLLFIRQTWVFVCGKFFTDPIWYFFLFWLPSYFSSTFDLNLSSLGLPLAIVYTATTIGSIGGGYLSSYFIRKGWPVFKARKTAMLIIALLVVPIMLARYTSDMWVAVGLISMAAAAHQAWSANIYTIVSDMFPKRAVSSVVGIGGMAGSLSGALFPLFIGFVLDYYKVLGNLTAGYNIIFLICGSAYLVAWLVIHFLSPKMKPVAL is encoded by the coding sequence ATGAGCTCACCTCTTATGTCTAAACCAACCACAGAAAGGGTAAAGATTGGCTCTTACCGCTGGACCATTTGCGCCTTAGTGTTTTTTGCTACCACCATCAATTACCTCGACAGGCAGGTAGTGGGCATTCTTAAACCCGTGCTCGAAGAGCAGTTCAACTGGACCGAGAGCGACTACGGCGCGATTGTAACAGCCTTTACCGCCTCGTATGCCCTGGGCATGGTTGTTTTTGGGAGGATCATAGACAAGGTGGGCACCAAGGCCGGCTATTCGCTTTCCATTATCGTGTGGAGCCTGGCCGCCATGGCGCATGCGGTGGCACGGTCTACCTTCGGTTTTGCCGTGGCACGTGGCGCGCTGGGCGTGGGGGAGTCGGGTAACTTTCCGGCTGCTGTTAAGACCGTGGCAGAGTGGTTTCCCAAAAAAGAAAGGGCACTGGCGACAGGCCTGTTCAACTGCGGCGCTAACGTGGGGGCTATCGCTGCCCCGATCCTGGTGCCCTGGATAGTGGTTACCTACGGGTGGGAGGAAGCGTTTATCGCAACCGGCGCCATCGGTTTTGTGTGGCTGGTGTTCTGGTTTATATTCTATGAGGTGCCCGCAAAGCAAAAGCGCCTGGGCAAGGGGGAGTACGACTACATCCACAGCGATAACGACGAGGCCCCTGCCGAGGAAAACCAAAGGCCTCTGAAGTGGTCGAGGCTGCTGTTCATCAGGCAGACCTGGGTGTTTGTCTGCGGGAAGTTCTTCACAGACCCTATCTGGTACTTCTTCCTGTTCTGGCTGCCGTCCTACTTTAGCTCTACCTTCGACCTGAACCTGAGCAGCCTCGGCTTGCCGCTGGCCATTGTATACACCGCTACCACCATCGGCAGTATCGGCGGAGGCTACCTGTCGTCGTACTTTATCCGGAAAGGCTGGCCTGTGTTCAAGGCCCGAAAAACAGCCATGCTCATAATCGCCCTGCTGGTAGTGCCGATTATGCTGGCCCGTTATACTTCTGATATGTGGGTTGCCGTTGGCTTAATAAGTATGGCCGCCGCCGCGCACCAGGCCTGGAGCGCCAACATCTATACCATCGTGTCTGACATGTTCCCAAAGCGTGCCGTGAGTTCTGTGGTAGGTATCGGAGGCATGGCAGGCTCCCTGAGCGGAGCGCTTTTCCCGCTGTTCATCGGCTTTGTGCTGGATTACTACAAAGTGCTCGGCAACCTGACGGCGGGCTACAACATCATCTTCCTGATCTGTGGCAGCGCCTACCTGGTGGCCTGGCTGGTGATACACTTCCTGTCTCCTAAAATGAAGCCTGTTGCGCTTTAG